The genomic region TCGGCGTCACCATCATCGGCTTCGTCAAGAACGGTGTCGGCTTCCTGACGCTGTTCGCGCCCTCCGGCGCGCCGATGGTGCTGATGCCGCTGCTCATCGTCATCGAGGTCATCTCCTATCTGACCCGACCGGTGAGCCTGTCGGTGCGCCTGTTCGCCAACATGCTGGCCGGCCACACCATGCTCAAGGTGTTTGCCGGCTTCGTCGTCATGCTCGGCTTTGTCGGCGGCTGGCTGCCGCTCGCCGCGATGGTCGCGTTCACCGGCCTTGAGGTGCTGGTGGCGTTCCTGCAGGCCTATGTCTTCGCCATCCTCACCTGCATCTACCTCAACGACGCGCTCCACATGCACCACTGAGCGAGCGAACGTCGCGACCAGACCTTCACCGAACCCTTCAGAACCGTCAGTCTTCAAGGAGCTAGTGACATGGAAGCGGAAGCTGCAAAGTACCTCGGCGCGGGCATCGCCTGCATCGCGCTCGCCGGCGCCGGTCTTGGCATCGGAACCATCTTCGGCAACTACCTGTCGGCCGCGCTGCGCAATCCGTCGGCCGCCCAGGGTCAGTTCCCGAACCTGCTGCTGGGATTCGCGCTCGCCGAAGCGACCGGTCTGTTCGGCCTCGTCGTCGCCCTGATCCTCCTCTTCGTCGTCTGACGGCGCTGCCGCCGGCGGCCCCTTCAACGGGCTCGAACCGATGCTCAGCTACAAAGAGACCATCATCGTTCTGGCCCAGTCCGACGGGCAGGGCAGCGGGATTGCCGAAGAGGTGATCCACAGCGAGCAGACCGAGATCTCCGAGGCCATCGGACTTGAAGAGCACGGCAGCGGCGGAATGCCGCAGTTCAACTTCGAGACCTACGCTCCGCAGATCGTCTGGCTGATCATCACCTTCGCCGTGTTGTATGCGCTGATGGCGCGCGTGGCACTGCCGCGCATTGCCACGGTGATCGAGCATCGGCGGGATCGGATTGCCAGCGATCTCGATACCGCCGCCCGTCTCGGCGCCGAAACGGACGAGGTCATCGCGGCCTATGAGGCCGAGCTCGCCGAGGCCCGCGGTCGGGCGCACGAGATCGCCGCGGCCACCCGCGCCCGGCTCGATGCCGAGCTGGGCGAGGAACGGGCGAGGGTCGAGGCGGAACTCGCCGAGAAGACCGCCGACGCGGAGCGGCGCATCGCCGAGAGCAAGGCACGGGCGCTCGCCGAGGTGGACGGCGCTGCCGCCGATGCGGCGGCGCAGATCGTCGAGATGCTCGCCGGCGTCAAGGTCAGCAGGTCCGAAGTCGAGGCGGCCGTCGCCGCTGCCCGCGGCGCCTAGACAGGAGCCCGCCATGGGAATCTTCGCCGCACCGGAAACCTGGGTTCTGGTTTCCTTCATCATCTTCGTCGCCATCGTGCTGTACCTCAAGGTGCCGGCCCGAGTGACGGCGGCGCTCGATGCGCGCGCCGCGCGAATCCGGGCCGAACTCGAGGAGGCGCAGCGCCTGCGCGAGGAAGCTCAGTCGCTTCTCGCCGAATATCAGCGCAAGCGCCGCGAGGCCGAAAAGGAGGCCGAGGATATCC from Tepidamorphus gemmatus harbors:
- a CDS encoding F0F1 ATP synthase subunit B, with the protein product MLSYKETIIVLAQSDGQGSGIAEEVIHSEQTEISEAIGLEEHGSGGMPQFNFETYAPQIVWLIITFAVLYALMARVALPRIATVIEHRRDRIASDLDTAARLGAETDEVIAAYEAELAEARGRAHEIAAATRARLDAELGEERARVEAELAEKTADAERRIAESKARALAEVDGAAADAAAQIVEMLAGVKVSRSEVEAAVAAARGA
- a CDS encoding F0F1 ATP synthase subunit C, with protein sequence MEAEAAKYLGAGIACIALAGAGLGIGTIFGNYLSAALRNPSAAQGQFPNLLLGFALAEATGLFGLVVALILLFVV